Proteins from one Stegostoma tigrinum isolate sSteTig4 chromosome 17, sSteTig4.hap1, whole genome shotgun sequence genomic window:
- the chst1 gene encoding carbohydrate sulfotransferase 1 isoform X1 produces MTSHRFRVMECSWKAVLLLVVASLTIQYTAIRKLIAKPFTICRVPKHTGCGPGPGASCEPQRRAVSHILILATTRSGSSFIGQLLNQHSDIFYLFEPLYHVQTTLGAAGGGTRGRPSSSTSAVGRRLLLGAYRDLLRGLFECRLHELEAYIKPAPEQHRTQRLFRRGASKALCSPPVCAPAASTPRPPAREGDGNGKDGEGAPSERWEEGECVRRCGALNLTEASRACILRPHVAIKTVRIPAIGDLKALVEDPRLNLKVIQLVRDPRGILSSRIDTFPDSFRAWKIWRNSGRRPFNLDASHLNATCQDFLQSVGTGLARPDWLKGRYMLVRYEDLAREPERKTRELYRFLGVTMDTNVRRWIVRNTRGPGASGNHKFATVRDSAATADGWRFKLRYDMVELVQNLCNVTLAQLGYRIVNSPEELRNMSVSLAEDRTFLPFL; encoded by the coding sequence ATGACCAGCCACAGGTTTAGGGTCATGGAGTGTTCTTGGAAAGCGGTGTTGCTGCTGGTCGTAGCCTCGCTGACCATACAGTACACGGCCATCCGAAAGCTCATCGCTAAGCCGTTCACCATCTGCCGCGTCCCCAAGCACACGGGCTGCGGCCCAGGTCCGGGTGCGTCCTGTGAGCCCCAGCGCCGGGCAGTCAGCCACATCCTGATCCTGGCCACCACCCGGAGCGGCTCGTCTTTCATCGGGCAGCTGCTGAACCAGCACTCGGACATCTTCTACCTGTTTGAGCCGCTCTACCATGTGCAGACCACGCTGGGAGCTGCGGGAGGCGGCACCAGGGGCAGGCCGTCGTCCTCGACCTCAGCCGTGGGCAGGCGCTTGCTTCTCGGCGCCTACCGCGACCTGCTGCGGGGACTCTTCGAGTGCCGGCTCCACGAGTTGGAGGCTTACATCAAACCGGCTCCGGAGCAACATCGGACCCAGCGGCTCTTCCGCCGAGGGGCCAGCAAAGCGCTGTGCTCGCCGCCTGTCTGCGCCCCGGCCGCCTCGACGCCGAGGCCTCCGGCCAGAGAGGGCGACGGCAACGGCAAAGACGGGGAAGGCGCTCCATCCGAGCGCTGGGAGGAAGGCGAGTGCGTGCGGCGGTGCGGTGCCTTAAACCTAACCGAGGCTTCCCGGGCCTGCATTCTGAGGCCTCACGTCGCCATCAAGACGGTGCGGATCCCCGCCATCGGCGACCTCAAGGCGCTGGTCGAAGACCCTCGCCTCAACCTCAAGGTGATCCAGTTGGTGCGCGACCCCCGCGGCATCCTGTCGTCCCGCATCGACACCTTCCCGGACAGTTTCCGCGCCTGGAAAATCTGGCGCAACAGCGGGCGCAGGCCTTTCAACCTGGACGCGTCTCACCTGAACGCCACCTGCCAGGATTTCCTGCAGTCGGTGGGGACGGGCCTAGCCCGGCCCGACTGGCTCAAAGGCCGTTATATGTTGGTCCGTTACGAGGATCTGGCCCGCGAGCCCGAGCGGAAGACGCGCGAGCTGTACCGCTTTCTGGGCGTCACCATGGATACCAACGTGCGGCGCTGGATCGTCCGCAACACCCGCGGGCCCGGAGCGTCGGGCAACCACAAGTTCGCCACGGTGCGGGACTCGGCGGCCACAGCCGACGGCTGGAGGTTCAAACTGAGGTACGACATGGTGGAGCTGGTGCAGAACCTGTGTAACGTGACCCTGGCCCAGCTCGGTTACAGAATAGTCAACTCGCCCGAGGAGCTCAGAAACATGTCCGTCAGCCTCGCTGAGGACAGGACCTTTCTGCCTTTTTTGTAA
- the chst1 gene encoding carbohydrate sulfotransferase 1 isoform X2 encodes MTSHRFRVMECSWKAVLLLVVASLTIQYTAIRKLIAKPFTICRVPKHTGCGPGPGASCEPQRRAVSHILILATTRSGSSFIGQLLNQHSDIFYLFEPLYHVQTTLGAAGGGTRGRPSSSTSAVGRRLLLGAYRDLLRGLFECRLHELEAYIKPAPEQHRTQRLFRRGASKALCSPPVCAPAASTPRPPAREGDGNGKDGEGAPSERWEEGECVRRCGALNLTEASRACILRPHVAIKTVRIPAIGDLKALVEDPRLNLKVIQLVRDPRGILSSRIDTFPDSFRAWKIWRNSGRRPFNLDASHLNATCQDFLQSVGTGLARPDWLKGRYMLVRYEDLAREPERKTRELYRFLGVTMDTNVRRWIVRNTRGPGASGNHKFATVRDSAATADGWRFKLRLSCGF; translated from the exons ATGACCAGCCACAGGTTTAGGGTCATGGAGTGTTCTTGGAAAGCGGTGTTGCTGCTGGTCGTAGCCTCGCTGACCATACAGTACACGGCCATCCGAAAGCTCATCGCTAAGCCGTTCACCATCTGCCGCGTCCCCAAGCACACGGGCTGCGGCCCAGGTCCGGGTGCGTCCTGTGAGCCCCAGCGCCGGGCAGTCAGCCACATCCTGATCCTGGCCACCACCCGGAGCGGCTCGTCTTTCATCGGGCAGCTGCTGAACCAGCACTCGGACATCTTCTACCTGTTTGAGCCGCTCTACCATGTGCAGACCACGCTGGGAGCTGCGGGAGGCGGCACCAGGGGCAGGCCGTCGTCCTCGACCTCAGCCGTGGGCAGGCGCTTGCTTCTCGGCGCCTACCGCGACCTGCTGCGGGGACTCTTCGAGTGCCGGCTCCACGAGTTGGAGGCTTACATCAAACCGGCTCCGGAGCAACATCGGACCCAGCGGCTCTTCCGCCGAGGGGCCAGCAAAGCGCTGTGCTCGCCGCCTGTCTGCGCCCCGGCCGCCTCGACGCCGAGGCCTCCGGCCAGAGAGGGCGACGGCAACGGCAAAGACGGGGAAGGCGCTCCATCCGAGCGCTGGGAGGAAGGCGAGTGCGTGCGGCGGTGCGGTGCCTTAAACCTAACCGAGGCTTCCCGGGCCTGCATTCTGAGGCCTCACGTCGCCATCAAGACGGTGCGGATCCCCGCCATCGGCGACCTCAAGGCGCTGGTCGAAGACCCTCGCCTCAACCTCAAGGTGATCCAGTTGGTGCGCGACCCCCGCGGCATCCTGTCGTCCCGCATCGACACCTTCCCGGACAGTTTCCGCGCCTGGAAAATCTGGCGCAACAGCGGGCGCAGGCCTTTCAACCTGGACGCGTCTCACCTGAACGCCACCTGCCAGGATTTCCTGCAGTCGGTGGGGACGGGCCTAGCCCGGCCCGACTGGCTCAAAGGCCGTTATATGTTGGTCCGTTACGAGGATCTGGCCCGCGAGCCCGAGCGGAAGACGCGCGAGCTGTACCGCTTTCTGGGCGTCACCATGGATACCAACGTGCGGCGCTGGATCGTCCGCAACACCCGCGGGCCCGGAGCGTCGGGCAACCACAAGTTCGCCACGGTGCGGGACTCGGCGGCCACAGCCGACGGCTGGAGGTTCAAACTGAG GCTGTCTTGTGGATTTTAA